One Littorina saxatilis isolate snail1 linkage group LG10, US_GU_Lsax_2.0, whole genome shotgun sequence DNA window includes the following coding sequences:
- the LOC138978580 gene encoding uncharacterized protein, with protein MEFSGGYQHEARASESYPPESETQNLERSQRSRNLTEKGRQYKVDTLSRNFWTRHSELMSILSETNTLLSHNADPQELALQKSIINSRLGSVNETAEQLKQLGHEENLETALSELNFSAVAIVSKIVERSHPSPRSTAKSVSSRASSVKTCSSKQSSVSSQRIKAAAERAALRAKLQAQLEENQQMDEIEDANKKLSSLKRKLTQQQLETQIKMEEAKLEVFTKEEQQNFVHTTNPNLTLPEKSHVGLFEDTLVKQSHSVSGKDVVQELEHHQPSYIDHDHHRLSHGDQRNHRLSHVDHSYHQPSQFEQGYGRPSYSDESCHRPPQFDQRHQRPSQIDQSHGQSSPSNELIRTLSQAIASSRLPVPEPPVFTGDPLQYPDWKASFSALIENKGIPAADRIHYLKRYLGGPAREAVSGFFLLRSEQAYLQAKAILEKRFGNSFITSDAFMSKLNNWPKVPNKDKLALQKLSDFLVQCNTALKEFPPLRGLNDIREILTIAQKLPDWASQRWNRVIATTRREKSRYPTFAEFADFVSAEADIANDPALNCQSTLQPIPPRPNHTREKTLSERNAFATNSEEQPECKFCKWKNHSLSECRSFARKTMQEKREFVQKERLCFGCLKPGHLSKQCKKRCECSICQKRHPTSLHDDTPRHSGVNEERSGNLRVISGQENGTLTSMIIPVFVSSKTNPQKEHLVYALVDSMSDSTFVTEDAVTDLEAPCTPAKLRLTTLTNNSQLISCKKYSDLQVRRYGSNTYVSLPGSFSRNHIPVDESHIPTPETASCWPHLLGVKDLLAPKQSCPVGLLIGYNCPQALAPLQCITGEPNQPFAIETSLGWSIIGGPPPQVEPFDAFGKSHCVITKAVSHTGLVRHVYKTQVQEVTTGELLHLMERDFTDHDTQKMSQDDHSFLRILNEGIHQRSDGFYEMPLPFKQAHPNLCNNRQGALHRALSLQKQLLKRPTYREHYMSFMEDLIEQGEAEKVPQEELHSAGSKWYIPHHGVYHPEKPNKVRVVFDCSARYHGTSLNDHLLQGPDLINPLVGVLSRFRKGSIAFTCDVQKMYYQFRVPKEQQDYLRFLWWEGGDLSKPPVDYRMKVHLFGATSSPGCANFGLKQIGRDYRYLSETAADFLDRNFYVDDGLRAEETVAQAKEVIANAREICAKANLRLHKITSNSEEVVKTIPESERAGPTQTNVDIDNGSESMTLGLRWCTSDDTLRFKLRLKEKPQTRRGLLATVASVYDPLGLIAPVVLVGRQILQAMCKQNLGWDDRVPEDLRPLWERWIDDLQQLQNLQIPRCYHPASFGKPVKAQLHHFSDASTTGCGQCSYLRLENVTGDIHCALVMGKTRVVPLKPTTIPRLELQAATLSAKAATFLSSELDYPNLTHHFWTDSKVVLGYIKNESKRFHMFVANRVQQICQNSQPEQWNYVSTAENPADHASRGLTVNELKSSIWFSGPEFLWKREITPEDVKLEIPTDDVEVKSATTHFSHQSPTSFEDRVSRFSSYIKLVRAVAAIVKCCSRKKGKVLSELEARQRAEKNLIHAIQDEFFTQSDQQTNPLRDLDPFKDDEGLLRVGGRLKKSSEPHRVKHPVILPKKSHLGRLVALDLHERIAHQGRNMTINEIRSKGFWITGCRHVVSSLISKCVKCIKQRGKGKTQKMADLPEERVDASPPFTHCGLDCFDPFMIKEGRKELKRYGLLITCMASRAVHIEVLDDMSTDSFLNGLRCFIALRGKVRTIFSDQGTNFVGAKHELDRHFEQLNRKTILAKLLDLQCEFKFNPPSSSHMGGVWERQIRSVRSVLAGILDQSSTRLDTSSLRTLMYEVMAIINSRPLSVEHLERADGPLPLTPNHILTMKSGLIMPPPPGCFVKEDLYLNKRWKRVQFLADLFWTRWRKEYLQSLQRRSKWQKPQANVAVDDIVLLQDESDCRNDWKIARIVEARPSKDGHVRKVKLLMSTSALDNQGKPVQQRTLLDRPIHKLVVLVKVEQPND; from the coding sequence ATGGAGTTCAGTGGAGGGTATCAACATGAGGCTAGGGCCAGTGAAAGTTATCCCCCCGAAAGTGAAACACAAAATCTTGAACGCTCTCAACGGTCACGCAACTTGACCGAAAAGGGTAGACAATACAAAGTTGACACTCTGTCGAGAAATTTTTGGACCAGACATTCAGAGCTCATGTCAATATTGTCTGAAACAAACACTCTCCTCTCACACAATGCTGACCCTCAGGAATTAGCTTTGCAAAAGTCCATCATCAACTCAAGACTTGGCTCAGTAAATGAAACTGCAGAGCAACTCAAACAACTAGGACATGAGGAAAATCTGGAGACTGCACTCTCAGAATTAAACTTTTCTGCTGTCGCAATCGTATCCAAAATCGTTGAAAGAAGCCATCCCTCTCCTAGATCAACAGCCAAATCTGTCTCGTCCAGAGCCTCTTCTGTCAAAACATGTTCATCCAAGCAGTCATCAGTATCCTCTCAAAGAATAAAAGCTGCAGCGGAAAGAGCAGCCCTTCGTGCGAAACTTCAAGCTCAACTCGAAGAGAATCAACAGATGGATGAAATCGAAGATGCAAACAAAAAACTGTCCTCTTTGAAAAGAAAACTCACGCAACAACAACTTGAGACCCAGATCAAAATGGAAGAAGCAAAATTAGAAGTTTTTacaaaagaagaacaacaaaattTTGTTCACACCACAAATCCCAACCTCACTTTGCCAGAAAAATCACATGTCGGTTTGTTTGAAGATACTCTTGTAAAACAGTCACATTCAGTTTCAGGCAAAGATGTAGTTCAAGAGTTAGAACATCACCAACCCTCATACATTGATCACGATCATCACAGACTTTCACATGGTGATCAAAGAAATCATAGACTCTCACACGTTGATCATAGTTATCATCAGCCCTCTCAGTTTGAACAAGGCTATGGTCGCCCCTCATACTCTGATGAAAGTTGTCATCGACCGCCACAGTTTGATCAACGTCATCAGCGACCCTCACAAATTGATCAAAGTCATGGTCAGTCCTCGCCATCAAACGAGTTAATTCGTACCCTTTCGCAAGCCATTGCTTCCAGTCGACTACCTGTTCCAGAACCACCCGTGTTCACCGGAGACCCTCTTCAGTACCCTGACTGGAAAGCATCCTTCTCCGCACTCATTGAAAATAAGGGCATTCCAGCTGCTGACAGGATACACTACCTGAAGCGTTACTTGGGAGGTCCTGCTAGAGAAGCTGTGAGCGGCTTCTTCCTTCTGAGGAGCGAACAAGCTTATTTGCAAGCCAAGGCCATTCTTGAAAAGAGATTTGGAAACTCGTTCATCACATCGGACGCTTTCATGAGCAAACTGAACAATTGGCCGAAAGTTCCAAACAAAGACAAATTAGCGCTCCAAAAGCTCTCTGATTTTCTCGTACAATGCAACACTGCTCTGAAAGAATTTCCCCCTCTCAGAGGCCTCAACGACATTAGGGAAATTCTAACAATCGCTCAGAAGCTTCCTGATTGGGCGTCTCAGAGATGGAATCGAGTCATAGCCACAACCCGCAGAGAGAAGAGTAGATACCCCACATTCGCAGAGTTCGCAGATTTTGTCTCAGCTGAAGCCGACATTGCCAACGACCCCGCTCTCAATTGCCAATCAACTTTGCAACCCATTCCCCCTCGACCAAACCACACCAGAGAAAAGACATTGTCTGAAAGAAACGCTTTTGCTACCAACAGCGAAGAACAGCCAGAATGCAAATTTTGTAAGTGGAAAAACCACAGTCTGTCGGAATGCAGAAGCTTTGCAAGAAAAACCATGCAAGAAAAGAGGGAGTTCGTTCAAAAGGAAAGACTTTGTTTTGGCTGCCTGAAGCCTGGCCACCTGTCTAAGCAATGCAAGAAACGCTGTGAGTGCTCCATATGCCAGAAAAGACATCCCACTAGTCTCCACGACGATACTCCTCGACATTCTGGAGTGAATGAGGAAAGAAGTGGAAATCTCAGGGTCATTTCAGGTCAGGAAAATGGAACGCTGACTTCAATGATCATTCCCGTTTTCGTTTCGTCCAAAACAAACCCTCAAAAGGAACATTTAGTGTACGCTCTAGTTGACTCCATGTCGGATTCCACCTTTGTCACAGAGGACGCAGTCACCGACCTGGAAGCCCCCTGCACGCCTGCAAAACTTCGTCTGACGACACTAACCAACAACAGTCAGCTGATCAGCTGCAAGAAGTACAGTGACCTTCAGGTCAGACGTTACGGCTCGAACACTTATGTGAGTCTCCCTGGGTCATTTTCAAGAAACCACATTCCTGTGGATGAGTCGCACATCCCCACACCAGAAACTGCAAGCTGTTGGCCCCATCTTTTGGGAGTGAAGGACCTGCTGGCACCGAAACAGAGTTGTCCTGTGGGGCTGCTGATTGGATACAACTGCCCTCAAGCTCTAGCCCCTCTGCAGTGCATCACAGGAGAACCCAATCAACCTTTCGCCATAGAAACTAGTCTCGGTTGGAGCATCATCGGTGGGCCACCCCCTCAAGTCGAACCTTTCGATGCTTTCGGCAAAAGCCATTGTGTCATCACGAAAGCTGTGTCACACACAGGGTTAGTGAGACATGTATACAAGACACAAGTCCAGGAAGTCACTACTGGAGAACTGTTACATCTCATGGAGAGAGATTTCACTGATCACGACACTCAAAAGATGTCTCAGGATGATCACTCGTTTCTTCGAATTCTCAACGAAGGAATCCATCAAAGAAGCGATGGGTTCTATGAGATGCCACTTCCATTCAAACAAGCACATCCAAACCTATGCAACAATCGCCAAGGTGCTCTCCACCGCGCTCTATCCCTTCAGAAACAACTCTTGAAGAGACCTACATACAGAGAACACTACATGTCCTTCATGGAGGACCTGATCGAGCAAGGAGAAGCAGAGAAAGTTCCGCAAGAAGAATTGCACTCAGCTGGCTCGAAGTGGTACATACCACATCACGGCGTTTACCACCCCGAAAAGCCCAACAAAGTTAGAGTAGTTTTCGACTGCAGCGCAAGATACCATGGAACAAGTTTGAATGACCATCTCCTGCAGGGTCCGGATTTGATCAACCCCCTCGTGGGTGTACTGAGCAGGTTTCGAAAAGGATCAATCGCCTTCACCTGTGACGTCCAGAAAATGTATTACCAATTTCGGGTACCCAAAGAACAGCAAGACTATCTTCGCTTCCTGTGGTGGGAGGGTGGAGATCTTTCCAAGCCTCCAGTCGACTACAGGATGAAAGTTCATCTGTTCGGCGCCACTTCGTCCCCTGGTTGCGCAAACTTTGGCCTAAAACAAATAGGCAGAGATTACAGATATCTGAGTGAGACGGCTGCAGACTTCCTGGACAGAAACTTCTACGTTGATGATGGGCTGAGAGCTGAAGAAACTGTGGCTCAAGCCAAAGAAGTCATCGCAAATGCCAGAGAGATCTGCGCCAAAGCCAATCTGCGGCTTCACAAGATCACTTCAAACAGCGAAGAAGTCGTCAAAACCATTCCAGAGTCCGAACGTGCGGGTCCAACACAGACGAATGTTGACATTGACAATGGTAGTGAATCCATGACCCTAGGCCTTCGGTGGTGCACAAGTGATGATACGCTCCGCTTCAAGCTTCGTCTAAAAGAGAAGCCTCAAACTCGAAGAGGATTGCTTGCCACTGTAGCCTCGGTCTACGATCCCTTGGGGTTGATAGCTCCTGTAGTTCTAGTTGGAAGACAGATCCTGCAGGCCATGTGCAAACAAAATCTTGGCTGGGATGATCGTGTACCAGAAGATCTTCGTCCTCTGTGGGAAAGGTGGATTGATGATTTGCAGCAACTGCAGAACCTACAGATTCCCCGCTGTTATCATCCAGCAAGTTTCGGCAAACCAGTAAAAGCACAGCTTCATCACTTCTCCGACGCATCAACAACTGGATGTGGACAGTGTTCGTACTTGAGGCTTGAAAATGTCACAGGAGACATTCATTGCGCTTTGGTGATGGGAAAGACTAGAGTCGTACCTCTGAAACCAACTACCATCCCCAGATTGGAACTCCAGGCCGCAACATTGTCTGCAAAGGCAGCTACGTTTCTCAGTTCAGAGCTAGATTACCCCAACTTGACTCATCACTTCTGGACTGACTCGAAAGTCGTTCTCGGCTACATCAAAAATGAAAGCAAACGGTTCCACATGTTCGTCGCAAATCGAGTCCAACAAATTTGTCAGAACTCGCAACCAGAGCAATGGAATTACGTCAGTACTGCCGAGAACCCAGCAGACCATGCATCGCGTGGACTCACCGTAAACGAACTGAAATCGTCAATCTGGTTCTCTGGTCCCGAGTTCCTTTGGAAACGAGAAATCACACCAGAAGATGTGAAACTTGAAATCCCCACAGATGACGTGGAAGTCAAGTCTGCCACGACCCACTTCTCACATCAGTCACCCACTAGCTTTGAAGATAGAGTCAGTAGGTTTTCGAGCTACATCAAACTCGTTCGAGCGGTCGCAGCAATCGTCAAGTGCTGCTCAAGGAAAAAGGGAAAAGTTCTCTCAGAGCTCGAGGCAAGGCAACGTGCAGAAAAGAACCTGATTCATGCAATTCAGGATGAGTTCTTTACACAATCAGACCAACAGACAAACCCCCTCAGAGATTTGGACCCCTTCAAAGACGATGAGGGCCTTTTACGGGTTGGAGGCAGATTGAAGAAATCGTCTGAACCACATAGAGTGAAACACCCCGTGATTCTTCCCAAGAAAAGTCATCTTGGTCGTCTGGTGGCACTCGATCTGCATGAAAGAATTGCACATCAGGGTCGAAACATGACTATCAACGAGATCCGTTCCAAGGGTTTTTGGATCACTGGCTGCAGACACGTCGTCTCCTCGTTGATCAGCAAATGCGTCAAATGCATCAAACAGCGAGGCAAAggaaaaacacagaaaatggCCGACCTTCCCGAAGAGAGGGTTGACGCTTCGCCGCCTTTTACGCACTGTGGGCTCGACTGTTTCGACCCGTTCATGATAAAGGAAGGCCGCAAGGAATTGAAAAGGTACGGGTTACTCATCACGTGCATGGCGTCGAGAGCAGTCCACATTGAAGTTCTCGACGATATGAGTACTGACTCTTTTCTGAATGGTTTGAGGTGCTTCATAGCCTTGAGAGGCAAAGTTCGCACCATTTTCTCCGACCAGGGAACAAACTTTGTTGGAGCCAAACATGAGTTAGACAGACACTTTGAACAGCTGAATAGAAAAACCATATTGGCAAAGCTGCTCGATCTTCAGTGCGAGTTCAAATTCAACCCACCGTCATCAAGTCACATGGGCGGAGTTTGGGAAAGACAAATCCGATCTGTCCGTAGCGTTCTGGCTGGCATCTTGGATCAATCGTCAACTCGACTGGACACCTCATCGTTGAGGACGCTTATGTATGAGGTCATGGCCATCATCAACAGTAGACCCCTATCTGTTGAACATCTTGAGAGAGCTGATGGTCCACTTCCTCTTACGCCAAATCACATCTTGACGATGAAGTCGGGTCTCATCATGCCACCACCACCTGGTTGCTTTGTCAAAGAAGATCTCTATCTAAACAAACGATGGAAGCGTGTGCAGTTTCTCGCTGATCTGTTTTGGACACGTTGGAGAAAGGAATATCTGCAGTCTCTTCAAAGACGAAGCAAATGGCAGAAACCGCAAGCCAATGTGGCCGTCGATGATATCGTTCTACTTCAAGACGAGAGTGATTGTCGCAATGACTGGAAAATTGCTCGGATTGTCGAAGCTCGCCCAAGCAAAGATGGTCACGTTAGGAAGGTTAAACTTCTCATGTCTACCTCAGCTCTTGACAACCAAGGCAAGCCTGTACAACAGAGGACTCTACTTGATAGACCCATTCACAAATTAGTCGTCCTTGTAAAGGTGGAGCAACCAAATGATTAA
- the LOC138978581 gene encoding G-protein coupled receptor dmsr-1-like, with the protein MNVTATEDSLSSFSGWYAAYHGYVSLCVCVSGIVTNTFNVTVLTRRKMRTPVNQILTGLALSDIITMLSYVPFAFHFYCMHPTTKSTAAKNSYGWMFFLLFHINLTTVTHTISIWLCVVLAIVRYLHIRNPARASSARFRRISQAKYLVLVVYCCSTLVMIPNYLTNELIPVNVTREEDHGENINETIWVLKSLKLGANDTDPLVLINVWQYAILAKVAPCFLMFIFGSLLLHQMRNKINQRRDFLKFSLSNASKLKEHSRTTKMLISVIVLFILTEFPQGVLIVLSATKEGFFNTVYLPLGDVMDIMALVNNAVNFVLYCSMSTKFRETFLCLYCHCRADRGDDCDDHDDQDDRVGNGYALRDNMMDSSCCNGD; encoded by the coding sequence ATGAACGTGACGGCGACGGAAGACAGCCTGTCGAGCTTCAGCGGCTGGTACGCGGCCTACCACGGCTACGTGTCGCTGTGCGTCTGCGTCTCCGGCATCGTCACCAACACCTTCAACGTGACGGTGCTGACGCGACGCAAGATGCGGACCCCGGTCAACCAGATCCTGACCGGCCTGGCCCTGTCCGACATCATCACCATGCTCAGCTACGTCCCCTTCGCCTTCCACTTCTACTGCATGCACCCCACCACCAAAAGCACGGCGGCCAAGAACAGCTACGGCTGGATGTTCTTTCTCTTGTTTCACATCAACCTCACCACAGTGACTCACACGATTTCCATATGGTTGTGTGTGGTGCTGGCGATAGTGAGGTATCTTCACATCCGCAACCCCGCGAGGGCGTCGTCAGCACGGTTCCGGCGCATCTCGCAGGCCAAGTATCTGGTGCTGGTGGTGTACTGCTGCTCCACGCTGGTGATGATCCCCAATTACTTGACTAACGAGCTCATCCCGGTCAACGTGACCCGGGAGGAGGACCACGGGGAGAACATCAACGAAACCATCTGGGTGCTCAAGTCGCTCAAGCTGGGCGCCAACGACACGGACCCCCTGGTCCTGATCAACGTGTGGCAGTACGCCATCCTGGCCAAGGTGGCTCCTTGCTTCCTCATGTTCATCTTCGGCTCCCTGCTGCTGCACCAGATGCGCAACAAGATCAACCAGCGGCGGGACTTCCTCAAGTTCTCCCTCTCCAACGCCTCCAAGCTGAAGGAGCACTCGCGCACCACCAAGATGCTCATCTCCGTCATCGTGCTCTTCATCCTCACCGAGTTCCCCCAGGGCGTGCTGATCGTGCTCAGCGCCACCAAGGAGGGCTTCTTCAACACCGTCTACCTGCCCCTGGGGGACGTCATGGACATCATGGCCTTGGTCAACAACGCCGTCAACTTCGTGCTGTACTGCTCCATGAGCACCAAGTTCCGCGAGACGTTCCTTTGTCTGTACTGTCACTGCCGGGCGGACCGCGGGGACGACTGTGACGACCACGACGATCAGGACGACAGAGTTGGCAACGGCTACGCCCTCAGAGACAATATGATGGACTCATCGTGTTGTAACGGGGACTGA